The proteins below are encoded in one region of Takifugu rubripes chromosome 1, fTakRub1.2, whole genome shotgun sequence:
- the obsl1b gene encoding obscurin isoform X7: MDVFGGAPRFLAYPRPVVVQSGADAVLKCQIGGDPRPAVIWERNNEKIDLQGRYRVFEDGNVYNLIITVVTIEDSGQYICKAKNSIGETYAAATLKVEGEAQEMELREENKPRFLIKPLSTRVGRGDDAVFSCKLWGNPRPDVVWEKDGKKLNEIFESTHFSVGFQDGGWFQLKIFKTRAPDGGVYTCKARNDFGEALAGAVLLVDAGPGHEEEGNRNGYTNCHWKSHQGKPRGGRQMPNRLKEDTLTKSTKVKMFAVTEGKHAKFRCFVTGKPKPEIIWRKDGKLILSGRRYLLYEDREGYFTLKVLYCKQKDNGVYVCAASNTAGQTLSAVHLSVKEPPVRFKQPLIDLEVWERDLAVLECEVPEDSVPITWYLEDRRLQPGAKYGMEEWGTKRRLTIRDIGVDDDGIYLCEMPDGGRSIAEVAVKGTILRKLPRKVDVLEGENAAYCVEVEKEEMDIHWYKDGVELRETHQTIIKSFGRTHILVFVNTMPQDSGLVTFLVGRSKTSSQLRVKAARHCPPSCPVGVQINTERANAALLSWVPAQDSRRNPPSGYVLERQEVGTGSQEWLQCLTTDSATSVEILGDSVPCEADYRFRICSVNKYGKSNNVEFPRGVHLVPVARIQAPLQDALVPEGQDAHFSIELSASVIGTWFLNGTQLQEDERYSMRRTRTHQSLRIRGVRDTDNGAEITFIAYGIRDSAAMYIQAPLVKFSPLSEMDRNKFVEIGNPIVLYCELSDPAAPVHWYKNGVELQTMEGLHIQSEGTMRRIVIQSAEFSHSGVYCCDAIDDVIRFNVEVEAPPVRFSAIPDAERNKTVQQGCPIVLQCELSDPCAQVYWYKDGSKLLPQPGVDILTDGFARKLIIPTAEFFHTGLYCCKTKGDSVLFNVDVKAPPVKFSAIPEELRTKWIEAGCPLVLQCVVSDDDAHVCWYRDEMQLIPHSGLEITSEGNRRTLVVQCTEVCHSGVYRCTTQDDTMDFQVEIKAKPSMPNFEVEGTRSVQMGKSLELDCEVADSSVPVCWYKDGVKLLPQHGWETQSNGTLRRLVIPTAELLHAGLYSCESSDDTIHFTVDIKAPPLPLSPSPDVVKTHSIEATSSAEPTTEASDPAFQLSWHRDQEHDSNKEADFELGGIKKTLVTAPTQPSNSGPYYSATTDAVTQLIKNEASSPTNLLDPDGEKTKSAKVQKAIVRQFEISDPIAKACWYKDGTQIYPKSKADCESQSSTQTLPIQALDLPPDGGFGCKTFGATQSNVAIKAEQFQYGDEIGEVADASAQYTMDDKATSPRLSSDQEKKSSEDPYPVDVDCNPSKCNYAISSGKSGDMACEEHSRQIPPESAFKYLTERIKTKEAKELFDNHRTINARSSVYSSAVKSTTMQNDIQHHKNQAPESQGEDFIYYVQHAEAPSEERDTSLETSAKTDEFRSFLQTATVESDEAIPRTLNAPSEVPHHSVQITTVGSDLDNTLQSSNAKVKHQTKSLQIPTCKSDKLCHPMKLPQLDELLESSHIENVQKEQLFASSQSVAFKSQENVKSSLVSPSQAVIVQSQENVTSSRETSSQPETVHSEEPLTSLQSLIVQPEKLVTSLQSIIVQSNKPSTSLQSLTAQSDEPVTFPKSVTARSDKLHTSSPAAAIQSKELFTSSHAVAVQSQELLTSPETETFHSNELYTSSPGTAVQSKNLFTSLENAGFQSQELFTSSDAAAVQSKDLHTSVQTATVQSNKKQELLTSVHKSTNQSEEPLKILKTTTTPSEELHSNIQMLNPMTVKTFDGFKTEKSEWPYISAWTPTDYQEELDRPLQTSTRQSEELDGLHHTASLKSLDLITLKTAPQVQQGNQEFATNDLLLTEQAASSHSDGLNQSMQSTAMPEMCCQPKSTVGKLADTGNSGQRASSIFAESCMKLASTVQSEAIYLSCGNQWNDSVTANKVAVEAPPVKITTLCEAEKKKSVEAGEPLMLRCEISDPNAQVTWYKDGVRLHEAAGHAILAEASARMLMFGSAVLSHAGIYCCKTRDDAVAFHVDVKASLVKSSALTETDQTKTVMAKSPVTLQSELSDTSQEASWYKDETELLPQAGVDLQSEGNVQRIDLQSEGNVQRIDLQSEGNVQRLDLQSEGHVQRLDIQSKGNVQRLDLQSEGNVQRLDLQSEGHVQRLDLQSEGHVQRLDLESEGHVQRLDLQSEGHVQRIVVPPTEQTHIGTYHCELKDDDIQFAAEVKAQPARFSYHQESDRNICVHEGSPIVLRCELSHDPSSHVDWTKDGIKLLPQNNMETNSEGLSRTLHIHSAEKIHAGVYECSTSGHTITFEVDVKGRSPQIMPIPPSEKYRMVAIGCPIILQCEVSDPAAQVSWFKDGGELYCKTGLDMKRDGSMRKLIIQSAKLSDSGIYGCSLTDDVVTFHVDVKAPPVTFADIAEEDLFKTVVEQEELLLTCEVSRVDGVVQWYKDGAELQQGHNTTIQADGTKRNLTINSAQLSDMGTYTCRAGDNVIMFKVNIREPPVTIIHPREDVHLERHVPEEIILSCELSRPNGVVSWYKDGQKLQESENIKLKIEGPYRRLKILCSRAEDSGEYVCDTADDSIFFHLNITEPPVRILSPSQSQMELCQQTSERMVLSCEISRPNAVVRWYRNGLEVEENNNLILEVDGVYRRLIIPKTTVKDSAEYVCDTTDDSMTFFVNIAEPPVRFIRSRKMTSTIEKVAGETLVLDCEVSRSNAEVTWKRNGEEIEDSRNITILEDGVMRQLTVHSLTVDHSGQYVCDAKDDVMDFLVKIKELPVKILGKTDAKTEKQFLVSDDIILVCELSRSNASVRWYKDDQLIEDSEHYCSEEQGVFRSLVVLNAGIDDSGKYTCDAVDDKMVFFISVKEPPVQIIGNSGHPEHHTLVAGDDLILECEVSRPSATVQWLRNGKILKPGNRVTIDRCDVVRKLVLSGLQPSDSGTYVCDAIDDQLVTVVEVQAPPVKFVNKEASNEVSACESESVTLRAVVNWETANVRWLKDGQLLDKENIHISSEGKTHKLTINPLQLSDSGEYVCDVNTDEMHFSLSVKEMMMTFTRPLEDTASLKGSSLTLRCEINKLGGDVQWLKDGQEICPGRRHTIRAQGRERSITIHQLMEQDSGEYVCESTHDRTAATVTVEIPRVVEILAELRNITVCEGEDAVFKCVVSPEDARLVWRFNGKQVTAGGRVVISSNGLCHMLCIHNCTVSDSTRVTAEAEGLVSEAELQVQEQQVIFTKKMLPVTAEEYSEATLEVEVSLDTGEVQWMRQGVLIHPGAKCTLKHKGRKRSLTIHNLAVSDRGTYSCETLHDRTQTQLTVEPRKITIKRGLTDIKTTERETATFEVELSHPQVVGMWMRNGIQLKQTNHFRMSAKGKVHSLTVSNLSIEDTGTFMFCVERQKTSARLVVKEPPVTIVRKLQDQRVSDGAVISIECELSRHNVDVKWTKNGTEIKPSKDLRIYAMGRKRFLQILKCNVVDSGIYTCDAGDTTTSCNVEVYERELLITQGLNDLDIQEDQNAVFICELTVEDIPGEWYKNGERIQPTSTVKIRQEGTKHFLLMCNVRPEDSGEIKFIARRVESVAYLDVEELPVNIVKPLEDKTALEMSRVILDCTVSNPRCSIRWYKGCTVILPSERFEICSEGGYRKLIIQQVALDDAGTYSVQVGEYSCSAKLTVEAQPLSVVRELVDVEVTAPDEARFECEVSAPVVRTTEWSLNGERLKSSSCIRVEKMGAVHRLILKQTSTDMSGAIEFTCGKAKSRAQLQVLSGP; this comes from the exons ATGGATGTATTCGGTGGTGCACCGCGTTTCTTGGCCTATCCGAGACCTGTGGTGGTACAAAGCGGAGCTGATGCAGTCCTGAAGTGTCAAATCGGCGGTGACCCAAGGCCCGCTGTTATCTGGGAGCGCAACAATGAAAAGATTGATCTGCAAGGACGATACAGGGTTTTCGAAGATGGAAACGTTTACAACCTCATCATTACTGTGGTGACCATAGAGGACAGTGGTCAATACATATGCAAAGCAAAGAACAGTATTGGGGAGACGTATGCGGCGGCCACATTGAAGGTGGAAGGTGAGGCACAGGAGATGGAGTTGCGAGAGGAAAACAAGCCGAGGTTCCTCATCAAGCCGCTGTCTACTCGAGTCGGTCGCGGGGATGATGCCGTCTTCTCTTGTAAACTCTGGGGAAACCCACGCCCGGATGTTGTCTGGGAAAAGGATGGGAAAAAACTCAATGAAATATTTGAAAGCACACATTTCAGTGTGGGCTTTCAAGATGGCGGATGGTTCCAGCTCAAGATTTTTAAGACTCGCGCACCTGACGGAGGCGTCTACACCTGCAAAGCTCGGAATGACTTTGGGGAAGCACTGGCGGGAGCTGTGTTGCTTGTTGATGCAGGTCCGGGACACGAGGAGGAAGGAAATCGAAATGGCTACACTAATTGCCACTGGAAGTCCCACCAGGGAAAACCGAGGGGTGGAAGACAAATGCCAAATCGGCTCAAAGAGGACACTCTGACCAAGTCCACTAAAGTAAAAATGTTTGCCGTGACAGAGGGTAAACATGCCAAATTCCGCTGCTTTGTGACTGGAAAACCCAAACCAGAAATAATTTGGAGGAAAGATGGGAAGCTAATACTGTCTGGAAGACGTTACTTGTTATACGAGGACAGAGAAGGATACTTCACACTTAAGGTTTTGTACTGTAAACAGAAGGACAATGGGGTTTATGTCTGTGCTGCATCCAACACAGCTGGACAAACCCTCAGTGCCGTCCACCTCTCCGTAAAGG AACCACCTGTGCGGTTCAAGCAGCCTCTCATTGATCTTGAGGTATGGGAACGGGATTTGGCCGTTCTCGAGTGCGAAGTTCCAGAAGACTCTGTTCCCATCACATGGTATTTGGAAGACCGGCGGCTGCAGCCAGGAGCCAAATATGGAATGGAGGAGTGGGGGACAAAACGGCGACTGACTATCCGTGACATCGGCGTTGATGACGATGGAATTTACCTCTGCGAGATGCCTGATGGTGGCAGAAGCATCGCAGAGGTAGCTGTGAAAG GGACAATTTTGCGGAAACTCCCAAGAAAGGTGGATGTTCTAGAGGGTGAAAATGCTGCCTACTGTGTTGAagtagaaaaagaagaaatggacATCCATTGGTACAAAGATGGCGTAGAGCTGCGTGAAACACATCAGACCATAATTAAGTCCTTCGGTCGCACTCACATCCTGGTTTTTGTCAATACGATGCCTCAAGACTCTGGCCTTGTGACTTTCCTTGTTGGGAGATCTAAAACGTCTTCTCAGCTACGAGTGAAAG CTGCCAGACATTGTCCTCCAAGTTGTCCAGTGGGCGTGCAGATCAACACAGAGCGAGCTAATGCAGCTCTCCTCTCATGGGTTCCTGCTCAGGACTCGCGAAGGAATCCGCCATCTGGATATGTACTTGAACGGCAAGAAGTGGGCACCGGCTCACAGGAATGGCTGCAGTGCCTGACTACCGACTCTGCGACCTCCGTGGAGATCCTCGGTGACAGCGTTCCCTGCGAAGCTGACTATCGCTTTCGCATTTGCAGTGTAAACAAATACGGAAAGAGCAATAATGTTGAGTTCCCCAGGGGAGTTCACTTGG TTCCAGTTGCAAGAATACAAGCTCCCTTACAGGATGCCTTGGTACCAGAGGGACAGGACGCCCACTTCTCTATTGAACTCTCCGCTTCGGTTATTGGCACGTGGTTCTTGAATGGCACTCAGCTACAAGAGGATGAACGTTATTCCATGCGCCGCACACGAACGCATCAGTCTCTTCGCATCCGCGGGGTCCGTGATACAGACAATGGAGCCGAGATCACATTTATTGCCTATGGCATTCGGGATTCTGCAGCCATGTACATCCAAG CTCCTCTTGTCAAGTTTTCACCACTGTCAGAAATGGACCGAAATAAATTTGTAGAAATCGGAAACCCCATCGTGCTCTACTGTGAGCTGTCAGATCCCGCCGCTCCGGTTCACTGGTACAAGAATGGTGTGGAATTACAAACGATGGAGGGTCTTCACATCCAATCAGAAGGCACCATGCGACGAATTGTCATCCAGTCTGCAGAATTTTCCCATTCAGGGGTATACTGCTGTGATGCCAtcgatgatgtcatcagattCAACGTGGAAGTAGAGG CCCCGCCTGTGAGGTTTTCAGCAATTCCAGATGCTGAGAGGAACAAAACTGTCCAGCAAGGATGTCCAATTGTTTTACAATGCGAGCTCTCAGATCCCTGTGCCCAGGTGTACTGGTACAAAGATGGGTCAAAACTGCTACCTCAGCCCGGAGTAGACATTCTAACCGATGGTTTTGCAAGAAAGTTGATTATACCGACTGCTGAATTTTTCCACACTGGGTTATACTGCTGCAAGACAAAGGGCGACAGTGTCCTGTTCAATGTGGACGTCAAAG CGCCACCTGTGAAGTTCTCAGCAATTCCCGAAGAACTGAGGACCAAGTGGATTGAAGCGGGCTGCCCTCTTGTACTACAATGTGTTGTGTCAGATGATGATGCCCACGTTTGCTGGTACAGGGATGAAATGCAACTCATTCCACACTCAGGATTAGAAATCACCTCAGAGGGCAACAGAAGAACATTAGTTGTTCAGTGTACAGAGGTTTGCCACTCAGGTGTGTACAGGTGCACCACGCAGGACGATACCATGGACTTTCAAGTGGAAATCAAAG CCAAGCCATCTATGCCCAATTTTGAAGTTGAGGGAACCAGGTCAGTTCAAATGGGCAAATCTTTGGAGCTGGACTGTGAGGTTGCAGACTCCTCTGTGCCAGTCTGCTGGTATAAAGATGGTGTAAAGCTCTTGCCCCAGCACGGTTGGGAGACACAGAGTAATGGCACATTACGGAGACTCGTTATCCCTACTGCTGAACTCTTGCATGCAGGGTTATACAGCTGTGAGTCGTCTGATGACACTATCCACTTCACTGTGGATATTAAAG CTCCACCATTGCCATTGTCACCCTCACCAGACGTTGTTAAGACACATTCAATTGAGGCAACTTCCTCAGCTGAACCAACAACAGAAGCTTCAGACCCTGCTTTTCAGCTGTCATGGCACAGGGATCAAGAGCATGATTCTAACAAAGAGGCTGACTTTGAGTTGGGCGGCATCAAGAAGACTCTTGTTACTGCACCCACTCAACCTTCAAACTCTGGGCCATACTATAGTGCAACGACAGATGCTGTCACCCAGTTAATAAAGAATGaag CGTCATCTCCAACAAATCTACTTGACCCTGACGGTGAGAAGACAAAGTCTGCTAAAGTGCAGAAGGCGATCGTTCGGCAATTTGAGATTTCAGATCCAATTGCCAAAGCCTGTTGGTATAAAGATGGAACCCAGATCTACCCAAAAAGCAAAGCCGACTGTGAATCACAGAGCAGCACCCAAACCTTGCCCATACAGGCACTTGACTTACCTCCTGATGGAGGATTTGGCTGTAAAACATTTGGTGCTACGCAGTCAAATGTGGCAATAAAAG CCGAACAGTTTCAATATGGTGATGAGATTGGGGAGGTAGCTGATGCATCTGCCCAATACACAATGGATGACAAAG CTACGTCGCCAAGGCTCTCTTCTGATCAAGAGAAGAAGTCCAGCGAGGACCCTTATCCCGTTGATGTCGACTGCAATCCCTCAAAATGCAATTACGCCATTTCCAGTGGCAAAAGTGGAGACATGGCATGTGAAGAACATTCCAGACAAATACCACCCGAGTCAGCATTTAAGTATCTGACTGAAAGAATTAAAACTAAAGAGGCAAAAGAGCTCTTTGATAACCATCGGACAATAAACGCTCGGTCATCAGTTTACTCCAGCGCTGTAAAGTCAACAACAATGCAAAATGATATCCAACATCACAAAAACCAAGCCCCAGAGTCTCAAGGTGAGGATTTCATTTACTATGTGCAGCATGCAGAAGCCCCATCTGAAGAACGTGATACTTCTTTGGAGACCTCTGCCAAGACAGATGAGTTTCGTAGCTTTCTACAAACTGCAACTGTTGAATCTGATGAGGCTATTCCTCGAACTCTAAATGCTCCATCAGAAGTGCCTCATCACTCAGTACAGATAACAACTGTTGGATCAGATCTTGATAATACTCTCCAGAGTTCAAATGCCAAGGTGAAACACCAGACTAAGAGCTTACAGATACCAACGTGTAAATCTGACAAACTGTGTCACCCAATGAAACTTCCGCAGTTGGATGAACTTTTGGAATCATCGCACAttgaaaatgtccaaaaagaGCAGCTTTTTGCTTCCTCCCAGTCTGTAGCTTTCAAATCACAGGAAAATGTAAAATCCTCACTTGTTTCACCGTCGCAGGCTGTAATTGTCCAATCACAGGAGAATGTTACATCCTCAAGGGAAACCTCCTCACAACCTGAAACTGTCCACTCAGAGGAGCCTCTAACATCTTTGCAGTCCTTAATTGTCCAACCAGAGAAGCTTGTTACATCCTTGCAGTCTATTATTGTCCAATCAAACAAACCTTCTACATCCTTGCAGTCTTTAACCGCCCAATCAGATGAGCCTGTTACATTCCCAAAATCTGTAACTGCCCGGTCAGACAAGCTCCACACATCATCACCTGCTGCTGCCATCCAATCAAAGGAGCTCTTTACATCCTCACATGCTGTAGCTGTCCAGTCACAGGAGCTCCTTACATCACCTGAAACTGAAACTTTCCATTCAAATGAGCTCTATACATCCTCTCCTGGTACAGCTGTCCAGTCAAAGAACCTCTTTACATCCTTAGAAAATGCAGGTTTCCAATCGCAGGAGCTCTTTACTTCCTCAGATGCTGCCGCTGTCCAATCAAAGGACCTCCACACATCAGTGCAAACTGCCACTGTTCaatcaaacaaaaaacaggaaCTTCTTACATCAGTGCATaaatcaaccaaccaatcagaggaaCCACTAAAGATCTTAAAAACTACGACCACCCCATCGGAGGAGCTCCATAGCAACATACAGATGTTAAATCCCATGACAGTGAAAACTTTTGATggatttaaaactgaaaaatcAGAGTGGCCCTATATCTCTGCGTGGACTCCAACTGACTACCAAGAGGAACTTGACAGACCACTGCAGACATCGACTCGCCAGAGTGAGGAATTGGATGGTTTACATCATACTGCATCACTCAAATCCCTCGACTTGATTACTTTGAAAACAGCACCGCAAGTTCAACAAGGCAACCAAGAGTTTGCAACGAATGATCTCTTGCTTACAGAACAAGCTGCATCCAGCCACTCGGATGGTCTTAATCAGTCTATGCAGAGCACAGCGATGCCGGAAATGTGCTGCCAACCAAAGTCCACAGTAGGCAAATTGGCTGACACTGGGAACTCGGGACAAAGAGCATCAAGCATATTTGCAGAATCTTGTATGAAGCTGGCATCGACAGTCCAATCAGAAGCAATCTATCTCTCATGCGGCAATCAGTGGAATGATAGTGTCACTGCAAATAAGGTGGCTGTTGAAG CTCCGCCAGTGAAAATAACCACACTTTGTGAGGCTGAGAAGAAGAAGTCTGTGGAAGCTGGTGAACCCTTAATGCTACGCTGTGAGATATCGGATCCTAATGCTCAAGTTACTTGGTACAAGGATGGAGTAAGGCTACACGAAGCAGCTGGGCACGCCATCCTGGCAGAGGCTTCCGCACGAATGCTGATGTTTGGGTCAGCAGTGCTGTCTCACGCAGGGATTTACTGCTGCAAAACAAGAGACGATGCAGTGGCGTTTCATGTGGATGTTAAAG CTTCCCTTGTGAAAAGTTCAGCTCTAACTGAGACTGACCAGACAAAGACAGTCATGGCCAAAAGTCCTGTTACTCTGCAATCTGAGCTGTCAGACACCAGTCAAGAGGCCAGCTGGTACAAGGACGAAACAGAGCTGCTTCCACAAGCTGGAGTAGACCTCCAGTCTGAAGGAAATGTGCAGAGAATAGACCTCCAGTCTGAAGGAAATGTGCAGAGAATAGACCTCCAGTCTGAAGGAAATGTGCAGAGACTAGACCTCCAGTCTGAAGGACATGTGCAGAGACTAGACATCCAGTCTAAAGGAAATGTGCAGAGACTAGACCTCCAGTCTGAAGGAAATGTGCAGAGACTAGACCTCCAGTCTGAAGGACATGTGCAGAGACTAGACCTCCAGTCTGAAGGACATGTGCAGAGACTAGACCTCGAGTCTGAAGGACATGTGCAGAGACTAGACCTCCAGTCTGAAGGACATGTGCAGAGAATAGTGGTCCCACCCACAGAACAGACTCACATTGGCACGTACCACTGTGAATTAAAGGATGATGACATTCAGTTTGCTGCAGAAGTAAAAG CACAACCTGCGAGGTTCTCCTACCATCAAGAGAGTGACAGAAACATATGCGTCCATGAAGGTTCTCCCATTGTCCTACGATGCGAGCTCTCTCATGATCCATCCTCTCATGTTGACTGGACCAAGGACGGCATTAAACTTCTACCACAAAATAACATGGAAACAAATTCAGAAGGTCTGTCGAGGACTCTTCACATCCATTCAGCTGAAAAGATACATGCTGGCGTCTATGAATGTTCAACATCAGGCCATACCATCACGTTTGAAGTGGACGTAAAAG GCCGATCGCCACAGATCATGCCAATCCCACCGTCAGAAAAATACAGGATGGTCGCGATTGGTTGTCCAATCATTCTCCAGTGTGAGGTCTCGGACCCCGCTGCCCAGGTTTCCTGGTTTAAAGACGGGGGGGAGCTTTACTGCAAAACTGGCCTTGATATGAAAAGAGATGGCAGCATGCGGAAATTAATCATTCAATCGGCCAAGCTCTCTGACTCTGGCATCTACGGCTGTAGCCTCACTGATGATGTCGTAACATTCCATGTGGACGTCAAAG CACCGCCAGTGACATTCGCTGACATCGCAGAGGAGGACCTGTTCAAGACCGTTGTGGAACAGGAAGAGCTTCTTTTGACATGTGAAGTATCACGGGTCGATGGGGTCGTCCAGTGGTACAAAGATGGCGCCGAACTGCAACAAGGTCATAATACCACAATTCAAGCAGACGGTACCAAAAGGAACCTGACGATAAATTCTGCTCAGCTGTCTGATATGGGCACGTACACCTGCCGTGCAGGAGACAATGTCATAATGTTCAAGGTTAATATACGAG AACCTCCAGTGACAATCATCCACCCAAGGGAAGACGTCCATCTCGAGCGTCATGTCCCAGAGGAAATTATTCTCAGCTGTGAATTGTCACGTCCCAATGGTGTCGTCAGCTGGTACAAAGATGGTCAAAAGCTGCAGGAAAGCGAGAACATTAAACTGAAGATTGAAGGCCCTTACCGGAGGCTTAAGATTCTGTGCAGTCGAGCCGAAGATTCTGGAGAATATGTCTGCGATACAGCTGATGATTCCATATTCTTTCACCTTAACATTACAG AACCCCCTGTGCGGATTCTGTCCCCAAGTCAGTCCCAAATGGAACTGTGCCAGCAGACCTCTGAGAGGATGGTGCTGAGCTGTGAGATCTCCCGGCCTAATGCAGTGGTGCGCTGGTATCGAAATGGACTCGAAGTAGAAGAGAACAACAACCTTATTCTTGAGGTGGACGGTGTTTACAGAAGACTGATTATACCGAAAACTACTGTCAAAGATTCTGCTGAATATGTTTGTGACACAACAGACGACTCCATGACATTCTTTGTAAACATAGCAG AGCCTCCTGTTCGCTTCATACGATCGAGAAAGATGACCAGTACGATAGAAAAGGTAGCCGGGGAGACACTGGTCTTAGACTGTGAGGTTTCAAGATCAAACGCTGAAGTCACCTGGAAGAGGAATGGGGAAGAAATAGAAGACTCGAGGAACATCACCATCCTTGAGGATGGTGTCATGCGACAATTAACTGTTCACTCACTGACAGTGGATCATTCTGGCCAATATGTCTGCGATGCCaaggatgatgtcatggatttccttgttaaaataaaag AATTACCTGTGAAAATTCTTGGAAAAACTgatgcaaaaacagaaaaacagttcTTAGTGTCAGATGACATTATTCTGGTGTGTGAACTATCGAGGTCGAACGCCTCAGTCAGATGGTACAAAGACGATCAGTTAATTGAGGACTCTGAGCATTACTGTAGCGAAGAGCAAGGTGTTTTCCGATCACTGGTCGTCCTAAATGCTGGGATCGATGATTCGGGAAAATACACCTGTGATGCAGTGGATGATAAAATGGTCTTCTTTATCTCTGTCAAAG AGCCTCCGGTACAGATTATTGGAAACTCGGGTCACCCAGAACATCACACCCTGGTGGCTGGAGATGACCTTATTTTGGAGTGCGAGGTGTCTCGCCCGAGCGCCACTGTTCAGTGGTTACGCAACGGGAAGATACTGAAACCAGGCAACCGTGTAACAATCGACCGATGCGATGTTGTGAGGAAGCTCGTTCTCTCTGGACTTCAGCCCTCCGACTCCGGAACCTACGTTTGTGACGCCATCGATGACCAACTGGTAACCGTGGTGGAGGTCCAAG CACCACCGGTCAAGTTTGTGAATAAAGAAGCAAGCAACGAGGTCTCGGCCTGTGAGAGTGAGAGCGTCACTCTTCGTGCTGTTGTGAACTGGGAAACAGCAAATGTACGGTGGCTGAAAGACGGCCAACTTTTGGACAAGGAAAATATTCACATCTCCAGTGAGGGTAAAACCCACAAGCTCACCATTAATCCCCTGCAGCTGTCAGATTCTGGGGAATATGTCTGTGATGTAAACACCGATGAGATGCATTTCAGTCTTTCAGTCAAAG AAATGATGATGACGTTCACCAGACCGCTGGAGGACACTGCGTCCCTGAAAGGCAGCAGCCTCACATTACGATGTGAGATCAACAAACTCGGAGGAGACGTCCAGTGGCTGAAGGACGGTCAAGAGATCTGTCCGGGCCGCAGGCACACGATAAGGGCACAAGGTCGAGAGCGAAGCATTACAATCCACCAGCTGATGGAACAAGATTCTGGAGAGTATGTCTGTGAATCGACGCATGACAGAACGGCGGCTACCGTCACTGTAGAAA TTCCTCGCGTTGTGGAGATCCTGGCGGAGCTTCGTAACATCACTGTCTGTGAAGGAGAAGACGCGGTGTTCAAGTGTGTGGTGTCGCCGGAGGACGCTCGCTTGGTGTGGCGCTTCAATGGCAAGCAGGTCACTGCTGGCGGGCGCGTGGTCATTTCGAGCAACGGACTGTGCCACATGCTCTGCATCCACAACTGCACGGTTTCAGATAGCACGAGAGTGACAGCTGAGGCCGAGGGGCTGGTATCAGAGGCTGAACTTCAGGTTCAAG AACAACAGGTCATTTTCACCAAGAAGATGCTGCCGGTCACAGCTGAGGAGTACAGTGAGGCAACTctagaggtggaggtgagtCTGGACACTGGAGAGGTGCAATGGATGAGGCAGGGGGTGCTGATCCACCCTGGAGCCAAGTGTACGCTGAAACACAAGGGCCGAAAACGCAGTCTCACAATCCACAACCTGGCCGTGTCCGACCGGGGCACATACAGCTGCGAGACCCTCCACGACCGGACACAAACCCAGCTAACAGTGGAAC CTCGGAAAATTACAATCAAGAGAGGCCTGACCGATATCAAaaccacagagagagaaacgGCAACTTTCGAGGTAGAACTCTCCCATCCCCAAGTCGTCGGCATGTGGATGAGAAACGGAATCCAGCTGAAACAGACGAATCATTTCCGCATGAGCGCCAAGGGAAAAGTTCACAGCCTCACCGTCTCAAACCTGTCGATCGAGGACACCGGCACCTTCATGTTCTGTGTGGAGCGCCAGAAAACATCTGCACGGCTGGTTGTGAAAG AGCCACCAGTGACCATCGTCAGGAAACTGCAAGACCAAAGAGTCTCTGACGGGGCAGTAATCTCTATCGAGTGTGAGCTGTCGAGACACAACGTCGATGTTAAATGGACGAAG AACGGGACTGAGATAAAGCCGAGCAAAGACCTGCGCATTTATGCAATGGGAAGGAAAAGGTTTCTTCAGATCCTGAAGTGCAACGTTGTTGATTCTGGGATTTACACCTGTGATGCCGGAGACACCACTACATCCTGTAACGTGGAGGTTTACG AGCGAGAGCTGCTGATCACGCAGGGCCTCAACGACCTGGACATCCAGGAGGATCAGAACGCAGTGTTCATTTGTGAGCTCACGGTGGAGGACATACCGGGAGAGTGGTATAAAAATGGCGAGAGGATACAACCCACCAGCACCGTCAAAATCCGTCAGGAAG GGACCAAACATTTTCTTCTCATGTGCAACGTGCGGCCAGAGGATTCAGGGGAGATCAAGTTCATTGCAAGACGTGTTGAGTCTGTGGCTTATCTGGATGTGGAAG AGCTTCCTGTCAACATCGTAAAACCTCTGGAGGACAAAACCGCCCTTGAAATGAGCCGTGTGATCCTGGACTGCACCGTGTCCAACCCCAGATGTAGCATCCGCTGGTACAAAGGCTGCACCGTCATCCTGCCCTCCGAGCGCTTCGAGATCTGCAGCGAAGGCGGCTATCGCAAGTTGAtcatccagcaggtggcgctcgACGACGCGGGCACATACAGCGTGCAGGTTGGAGAGTATTCATGCTCAGCCAAACTGACAGTCGAGG CCCAGCCTCTGTCAGTGGTCAGGGAGCTGGTGGATGTGGAGGTCACGGCTCCTGATGAAGCTCGCTTTGAGTGCGAGGTCTCGGCTCCAGTCGTCAGGACCACCGAGTGGAGCCTGAACGGGGAGCGCTTAAAGTCCAGTTCCTGCATTCGGGTGGAGAAGATGGGCGCCGTGCACAGACTGATCCTGAAACAAACCTCAACCGACATGAGCGGAGCGATTGAGTTCACCTGTGGGAAAGCCAAAAGCAGAGCTCAACTTCAGGTGCTGA GTGGTCCATGA